In Pseudomonas sp. MYb327, one DNA window encodes the following:
- a CDS encoding DUF1254 domain-containing protein encodes MKLLAPTTVLLSLLAMSIHAAQAEEKTPLLSLDAARQLETTLVGQKNVAVTPENFAFSTLDESMQNEVKLGATNKFYNHRKPMELDKQPAVLMNRDTLYSFAIIDASHGATIHVPKGDGRYTSVHVMQHDHVTDNVYYGEGEYTIDPKTVTNFVVVNIRTQVNPNDPADVAKANAIQDQYKVSFPAGYTPKAFKAIDWNQEQLKQVKAHYVKVADTRGVSKTMGARGTIPQDDINVGVAVATGLLPDQHAWYSFKSYKVKKDTCYTANYPVPGMANPQLGFYSMTIYGNDLYLHTEEGSSLSNHEIVPNKDGKTFTLHFGSPQSCGKDAANLLTAPTDNWTLAFRVYMPDKSVQNNEYKLPEPKPFSQ; translated from the coding sequence ATGAAGTTACTGGCACCGACTACTGTCCTGTTGAGTCTGTTGGCAATGAGTATCCATGCGGCACAGGCCGAGGAGAAAACGCCTCTGCTTAGCCTGGATGCTGCCCGTCAATTGGAAACTACGTTGGTAGGACAAAAGAATGTGGCTGTCACACCAGAAAATTTCGCTTTCTCCACACTGGATGAGTCAATGCAGAACGAGGTGAAACTCGGAGCGACTAACAAGTTTTACAACCACCGCAAACCCATGGAACTCGACAAGCAGCCAGCAGTGTTGATGAATCGCGATACGCTGTACTCCTTCGCCATCATCGACGCGTCTCACGGCGCCACCATCCATGTGCCCAAGGGCGATGGCCGTTACACCTCGGTGCACGTCATGCAGCACGACCACGTCACCGACAACGTCTACTACGGCGAGGGTGAATACACCATCGACCCGAAAACCGTCACCAATTTCGTCGTGGTCAATATCCGTACACAAGTAAACCCCAATGATCCAGCCGATGTGGCGAAGGCTAATGCCATCCAGGATCAGTACAAGGTCAGTTTTCCAGCCGGCTACACGCCAAAAGCCTTCAAGGCCATTGACTGGAACCAGGAGCAACTGAAGCAAGTTAAAGCGCACTACGTGAAGGTGGCCGACACCCGTGGGGTAAGCAAAACCATGGGGGCTCGTGGCACCATTCCACAGGATGACATCAACGTCGGTGTGGCAGTGGCGACCGGGCTGCTGCCTGATCAGCACGCCTGGTATTCCTTCAAGTCATACAAGGTCAAGAAAGACACCTGCTACACCGCGAATTACCCCGTGCCTGGCATGGCCAACCCGCAGCTGGGTTTCTATTCCATGACGATTTACGGGAATGATCTTTACCTGCACACCGAGGAGGGCTCCAGCCTTTCGAACCACGAGATCGTGCCCAACAAGGATGGCAAGACCTTCACCCTGCACTTTGGCAGTCCGCAAAGCTGCGGCAAGGATGCAGCGAACTTGCTGACCGCACCCACGGACAATTGGACACTCGCGTTCCGGGTCTATATGCCCGACAAGTCGGTTCAGAACAACGAGTACAAACTGCCGGAGCC